From a region of the Streptomyces sp. NBC_00193 genome:
- a CDS encoding iron ABC transporter permease, protein MVGLVALLALLVAAALVSLAVGARALSPAEAWHGLFADPDPDQKLSEARLIMRTVRVPRTVLAVVAGIALGVGGALIQGYTRNPIADTGLLGVNTGASFAVVSAIALLGLTDPFEYVWFAFLGAALAGVVVFGLSSIGRGAGNPLTLALAGQGVTVFLMAMTTAVALTDKAALNALRFWNAGSVAGVGFDVIWPVTAFIVVGLVLALATLPSVNLLNLGDDVARGLGVNITLIRTVGIIAITLLAGAATAACGPIAFLGLMVAHVARYLAGPDYRWLVPYAGLLGAVVLLVCDIVGRVVVRPGELDAGILVALLGAPFFAVLVWRGKFKSA, encoded by the coding sequence ATCGTGGGTCTGGTCGCCCTCCTCGCGCTCCTCGTGGCCGCGGCGCTGGTCTCCCTCGCCGTCGGCGCGCGGGCGCTGAGCCCGGCCGAGGCGTGGCACGGGCTCTTCGCGGATCCGGACCCCGACCAGAAGCTCTCCGAAGCCCGGCTCATCATGAGGACCGTACGGGTGCCCCGTACGGTCCTCGCGGTCGTGGCGGGCATCGCCCTGGGCGTGGGCGGAGCGCTGATCCAGGGGTACACGCGCAACCCCATCGCGGACACCGGCCTGCTCGGGGTGAACACCGGCGCCTCGTTCGCCGTGGTGTCGGCGATCGCCCTGCTCGGACTCACGGACCCCTTCGAGTACGTCTGGTTCGCCTTCCTGGGCGCCGCCCTCGCCGGTGTCGTCGTGTTCGGGCTGTCGAGCATCGGCCGGGGCGCGGGCAATCCGCTGACGCTCGCTCTGGCCGGGCAGGGGGTCACGGTGTTCCTGATGGCGATGACCACGGCGGTCGCGCTGACGGACAAGGCGGCGCTGAACGCCCTGCGGTTCTGGAACGCCGGGTCGGTGGCCGGCGTCGGCTTCGACGTCATCTGGCCGGTGACCGCCTTCATCGTCGTGGGGCTGGTCCTGGCGCTGGCCACCCTGCCCTCCGTCAACCTGCTGAACCTGGGCGACGACGTGGCGCGCGGACTGGGCGTGAACATCACGCTGATCCGGACCGTCGGCATCATCGCCATCACGCTGCTGGCGGGCGCGGCGACCGCCGCGTGCGGCCCCATCGCCTTCCTCGGCCTCATGGTGGCGCACGTGGCCCGCTATCTGGCCGGGCCCGACTACCGCTGGCTGGTGCCGTACGCGGGTCTGCTCGGCGCGGTCGTCCTTCTGGTCTGCGACATCGTGGGACGCGTCGTGGTGCGGCCGGGAGAGCTGGACGCGGGCATCCTCGTCGCTCTCCTCGGCGCCCCGTTCTTCGCGGTCCTGGTGTGGCGGGGAAAGTTCAAGAGCGCATGA
- a CDS encoding lysine N(6)-hydroxylase/L-ornithine N(5)-oxygenase family protein produces the protein MSQALPGDAPLIHDLIGIGFGPSNVAMAIALSEHNVRVGRQEAVTAHFFEQQPRFGWHRGMLIDDATMQVSFMKDLVTLRNPTSEYSFLCYLQEKGRLIDFVNHKNLFPLRVEFHDYLEWAAAKVDDMVSYGHQVVSVEPVVRDGVVEYLDVTARSGDEVVVHRARNLVISTGLRPVMPEGVERTEHVWHNTDLLTKIDGLEGAEPTRFVVVGAGQSAAENVAYLHRRFPQAEVCAVFSRYGYSPADDSSFANRIFDPQAVDEYFTAPEDVKQRLMGYHGNTNYSVVDIDLIDDLYRQSYQEKVLGTERLRFLNVSRLTGVEETADGVRASIKSLVTGEESVLDADVVVCATGYQQADGLGLLGEVADRCHRDEQGRVRVERDYRVATDLELSCGIYLQGGTEHTHGITSSLLSNTAVRVGEILDSILDRNLKSVPDQARPVGHGGAGGGARQPAV, from the coding sequence ATGTCACAGGCTCTTCCTGGCGACGCACCACTGATCCACGACCTGATCGGTATCGGCTTCGGGCCGTCGAACGTCGCCATGGCGATCGCGCTCAGCGAGCACAACGTGCGCGTCGGAAGGCAAGAGGCGGTCACCGCTCACTTCTTCGAGCAGCAGCCCCGCTTCGGGTGGCACCGCGGCATGCTCATCGACGACGCGACGATGCAAGTGTCCTTCATGAAGGACCTGGTGACGCTCCGGAACCCGACGAGCGAATACAGCTTCCTCTGCTACCTGCAGGAGAAGGGGCGGCTGATCGACTTCGTCAACCACAAGAACCTGTTCCCGCTCCGCGTCGAGTTCCACGACTACCTCGAGTGGGCCGCCGCCAAGGTCGACGACATGGTCTCGTACGGCCACCAGGTCGTCTCCGTCGAGCCGGTGGTGCGTGACGGCGTGGTCGAGTACCTCGACGTGACGGCGCGCTCCGGCGACGAGGTCGTCGTCCACCGTGCCCGCAACCTCGTCATCTCCACCGGTCTGCGCCCGGTCATGCCGGAGGGCGTCGAGCGGACCGAGCACGTCTGGCACAACACCGACCTGCTGACGAAGATCGACGGGCTGGAGGGTGCCGAGCCCACCCGTTTCGTCGTGGTCGGCGCCGGCCAGAGCGCCGCCGAGAACGTGGCCTACCTGCACCGCCGTTTCCCGCAGGCCGAGGTCTGCGCGGTGTTCTCCCGCTACGGCTACAGCCCCGCGGACGACAGCAGCTTCGCCAACCGCATCTTCGACCCCCAGGCGGTGGACGAGTACTTCACCGCCCCGGAGGACGTGAAGCAGCGGCTGATGGGCTACCACGGCAACACCAACTACTCCGTGGTCGACATCGACCTCATCGACGACCTGTACCGGCAGTCCTACCAGGAGAAGGTGCTCGGCACCGAGCGGCTGCGCTTCCTGAACGTCTCGCGCCTGACGGGCGTGGAGGAGACGGCCGACGGGGTCCGCGCCAGCATCAAGTCCCTCGTCACCGGCGAGGAGAGCGTGCTCGACGCCGACGTCGTGGTGTGCGCCACCGGGTATCAGCAGGCCGACGGCCTGGGCCTGCTCGGCGAGGTCGCGGACCGCTGCCACCGCGACGAGCAGGGTCGGGTCCGCGTCGAGCGCGACTACCGGGTGGCGACCGACCTCGAACTGAGCTGCGGCATCTACCTCCAGGGCGGAACCGAGCACACGCACGGCATCACCTCCTCCCTGCTGTCCAACACCGCCGTACGGGTCGGCGAGATACTCGACTCGATCCTCGACCGGAACCTCAAGTCCGTGCCCGACCAGGCCCGTCCGGTCGGACACGGGGGAGCGGGCGGCGGCGCCCGCCAGCCCGCCGTCTGA
- a CDS encoding methionyl-tRNA formyltransferase, translated as MRVVMFGYQTWGHRTLKALLDSEHDVVMVVTHPKSEHAYEKIWSDSVADLAEEHGVPVVIRNRPDDEELFQQLKEADADILVANNWRTWIPPRIYTLPRHGTLNIHDSLLPKYAGFSPLIWALINGEPEVGVTAHMMDEVLDAGDIVVQHSIPVGPTDTTTDLFHRTVDLIAPVTIAALDLIASGKTDFTKQDRSQATFFHKRAEEDIRIDWSWPAETLERLVRAQSAPYPAAFTFHKGKRLEILTAVVSESRYGGTPGRIFYREGEGVVIVAGPDAHTGHNHGLSITSVRTEDGTELPASEYFKSMGGYLTSRP; from the coding sequence ATGCGGGTCGTCATGTTCGGCTATCAGACCTGGGGCCATCGCACCCTGAAGGCGCTCCTGGACTCCGAGCACGACGTCGTGATGGTCGTGACCCACCCCAAGAGCGAGCACGCCTACGAGAAGATCTGGAGCGACTCGGTCGCCGACCTCGCCGAGGAACACGGCGTCCCGGTCGTCATCCGCAACCGCCCCGACGACGAGGAGCTGTTCCAGCAGCTCAAGGAAGCCGACGCGGACATCCTCGTGGCGAACAACTGGCGCACCTGGATCCCGCCGCGCATCTACACCCTGCCGCGCCACGGCACCCTGAACATCCACGACTCCCTCCTCCCGAAGTACGCGGGCTTCTCCCCCCTCATCTGGGCGCTCATCAACGGCGAGCCCGAAGTCGGCGTCACGGCGCACATGATGGACGAGGTCCTCGACGCCGGCGACATCGTCGTGCAGCACTCGATCCCCGTCGGCCCGACGGACACGACCACGGACCTGTTCCACAGGACGGTCGACCTGATCGCCCCGGTGACGATCGCCGCCCTCGACCTGATCGCCTCCGGCAAGACCGACTTCACCAAGCAGGACCGCTCCCAGGCCACCTTCTTCCACAAGAGGGCCGAGGAGGACATCCGCATCGACTGGTCCTGGCCCGCCGAAACCCTGGAACGCCTGGTCCGCGCCCAGTCCGCCCCGTACCCGGCCGCCTTCACCTTCCACAAGGGCAAGCGCCTGGAGATCCTCACGGCCGTCGTCTCCGAGTCCCGCTACGGCGGCACCCCGGGCCGCATCTTCTACCGCGAGGGCGAAGGCGTGGTCATCGTCGCCGGCCCGGACGCCCACACGGGCCACAACCACGGCCTGTCCATCACGAGCGTCCGCACGGAAGACGGCACGGAACTCCCGGCGTCGGAGTACTTCAAGTCCATGGGCGGCTACCTGACTTCCCGCCCGTAA
- the sbnB gene encoding 2,3-diaminopropionate biosynthesis protein SbnB, which produces MTRSGPAPERSGTAAPPVTAPPVTVPPITVPPFAVISGAQVQQTLQGRERRITELIEDTYALHCTGESVNPPSYFLRFPDRPTARIIALPASIGGRARVDGIKWISSFPDNVQAGIPRASAVLILNDHDTGYPFACLESSIISATRTAAMAASAAATLSRGRRTRPARVGFFGTGLIARYIHTFLTATGWSFDEVGVYDTSADSAAGFHDYLRATGAPTRITLHDGPEELIRSSDLLVFATVAGRPHITDPAWFDHNPLVLHVSLRDLAPEILLGSANVVDDVEHCLKADTSPHLAEQLTGNRDFLTGTLHDVTTGRAAVPHDRPVVFSPFGLGVLDLAVGKHVYDEAVGTGQLHVIEDFFHELSRHG; this is translated from the coding sequence ATGACCAGGTCCGGTCCCGCCCCCGAGCGGTCCGGGACCGCCGCACCCCCGGTGACCGCACCCCCGGTGACCGTGCCCCCGATCACCGTGCCTCCGTTCGCCGTGATCTCCGGAGCCCAGGTCCAGCAGACCCTCCAGGGCCGGGAACGGCGGATCACGGAGCTGATCGAGGACACCTACGCCCTCCACTGCACCGGGGAGTCGGTGAACCCGCCGTCGTACTTCCTGCGCTTCCCCGACCGCCCGACCGCCCGCATCATCGCGCTGCCCGCATCGATCGGCGGACGGGCGCGGGTGGACGGCATCAAGTGGATCTCCAGCTTCCCCGACAACGTGCAGGCCGGCATCCCCAGGGCCTCGGCGGTGCTGATCCTCAACGATCACGACACCGGCTACCCGTTCGCCTGCCTGGAAAGCTCCATCATCAGCGCCACCCGAACGGCCGCGATGGCCGCGTCGGCGGCCGCCACGCTCAGCCGAGGCCGCCGTACCCGGCCGGCCCGCGTCGGATTCTTCGGAACGGGCCTCATCGCCCGCTACATCCACACCTTCCTGACGGCGACCGGCTGGTCCTTCGACGAAGTCGGCGTGTACGACACCTCCGCCGACAGCGCGGCCGGCTTCCACGACTACCTGCGGGCGACCGGTGCGCCCACCCGGATCACCCTGCACGACGGCCCCGAGGAGCTGATCCGCTCCAGCGACCTGCTCGTCTTCGCCACCGTCGCGGGCCGGCCGCACATCACCGATCCGGCGTGGTTCGACCACAACCCGCTGGTCCTGCACGTGTCGCTGCGCGACCTCGCCCCGGAGATCCTGCTCGGCTCGGCCAACGTCGTCGACGACGTCGAGCACTGCCTCAAGGCCGACACCTCACCCCACCTGGCCGAACAGCTCACCGGCAACCGGGACTTCCTGACGGGCACGCTGCACGACGTCACGACCGGCCGAGCGGCGGTGCCGCACGACCGGCCGGTGGTGTTCTCACCGTTCGGCCTGGGCGTACTCGACCTCGCCGTGGGCAAGCACGTCTACGACGAGGCCGTCGGGACCGGGCAGCTGCACGTCATCGAGGACTTCTTCCACGAACTGAGCCGGCACGGATGA
- a CDS encoding TauD/TfdA family dioxygenase yields the protein MSFTSPAPMPLEDLHPGRPPVLHVPAPAPADPAAWAAGHRDTLHGLVAEHGAVLVRGLGLRDAGQVGSVFGRLAPALMADTEAFAPRRTYAPGVYSSTVWPANQPMCMHHELSYTHRPPGLLLLACLTAPATGGATGLADSAAVLDALPPELVQRFEQEGWLLTRTYNDDIGASWTEVFGTEDRSAVEEHCRANAIEFAWQGDGSLRTRQRRPAVVRHPVTGRRCWFNQIAFLNEWTLAPEVRGYLVDVYGPEALPFNTRFGGGDPIGEDVVELINTVYAEHTVREPWQSGDLMLIDNIRTAHSREPFEPPREVLVAMGGPHLPVPASEGSTR from the coding sequence ATGTCATTCACGAGCCCCGCCCCGATGCCCCTGGAAGACCTTCACCCCGGCCGGCCCCCGGTACTGCACGTCCCCGCCCCCGCCCCGGCCGATCCGGCGGCCTGGGCGGCCGGACACCGGGACACCCTGCACGGTCTGGTCGCCGAACACGGCGCCGTACTCGTGCGCGGGCTCGGCCTGCGCGACGCCGGGCAAGTGGGCTCGGTCTTCGGCCGGTTGGCACCCGCTCTGATGGCCGACACCGAAGCCTTCGCACCCCGTCGGACCTACGCCCCCGGCGTGTACTCCTCCACGGTGTGGCCGGCCAACCAGCCCATGTGCATGCACCACGAGCTCAGCTACACCCACCGCCCTCCCGGTCTGCTCCTGCTGGCCTGCCTGACGGCCCCCGCCACCGGCGGCGCCACCGGCCTCGCGGACTCCGCCGCCGTCCTGGACGCGTTGCCGCCGGAGCTCGTCCAGCGGTTCGAACAGGAGGGCTGGCTGCTCACCCGTACCTACAACGACGACATCGGCGCCTCGTGGACCGAGGTGTTCGGCACCGAGGACCGGTCGGCCGTCGAGGAGCACTGCCGGGCCAACGCCATCGAGTTCGCCTGGCAGGGCGACGGCAGCCTGCGCACCCGCCAGCGCCGCCCCGCCGTGGTGCGCCATCCGGTCACCGGCCGGCGCTGCTGGTTCAACCAGATCGCGTTCCTCAACGAGTGGACGCTGGCGCCCGAGGTGCGGGGGTACCTCGTCGACGTCTACGGCCCCGAGGCCCTGCCGTTCAACACCCGCTTCGGGGGCGGCGACCCGATCGGCGAGGACGTCGTCGAGCTGATCAACACGGTCTACGCCGAGCACACCGTCCGTGAGCCGTGGCAGTCCGGCGACCTGATGCTCATCGACAACATCCGCACCGCCCACAGCCGGGAACCGTTCGAGCCGCCCCGCGAGGTCCTCGTCGCCATGGGCGGCCCGCACCTTCCGGTTCCGGCCTCCGAGGGGAGCACCCGATGA
- a CDS encoding amino acid adenylation domain-containing protein: MALNASTSREFWHGVLAAGSGFAPLPRWTRVPVAGVAEFEAPVPAAQTTALRRLADDLALPLGCVLLTAHAKVLAVLSGEQEVTTGYVAAGGRPLPCRLTAGPGSWRSLLLDTRHAIAQLLAHQDFPVDELGRELGLTEAPFETVLDPNGTDGIPAADAAHTGDTALWTGITHHNDGRMWLRLRYRTDILDADCAARIAGYHLAALALIAADPDADHAGRSLISAEELRFQLHGLAGPRRYLPERRVHELFEQRVRQHPDAVAAQCADRTWTYQELNERANRLARALRSHGLHREGVVAVAMERNLDWLAAVLAVFKAGGAYLPVEPHLPAERIDAMLARAGCELVMTGPAATPTLHQALASRPAVRTVSADTAYGREHSGTDLGIDVAPDQLAYIYFTSGSTGEPKGAMCEHEGMLNHLYAKIDDLEIGEGQVVAQIAPQCFDISLWQLLAPLLVGGRTLLIEQEAILDAARFVDTVARGRVAVLQVVPSYLDVVVSRLEQHPRPLPDLRYVSATGEALKRELVQRWFTVQPHIKLVNAYGLTETSDDTNHEVMDHTPDTDRVPLGRPVNNVHLYVVDEHLDPVPLGAPGVIAFSGVCVGRGYVNDPERTRPTYLADPHRAGERLYRSGDVGRWRVDGKLEFLGRRDNQVKIRGFRIETGEIENTLLRAPGVRDSAVVVAERPDRSSHLVAFYSAPHPLEAGGLLDRLGASLPGYMVPSAIHWRESLPLTANSKIDRKALTELAAHLHTVEDEVQGPNTPAEQRLAAAWASVLGIPQGRIGRCDNFFDRGGTSLSAVRLAITLDRAVSPADVIRHPVLTDLARFLDTASPACPTARPASP; this comes from the coding sequence ATGGCACTCAACGCATCCACCAGCAGAGAGTTCTGGCACGGCGTCCTGGCCGCCGGCAGTGGCTTCGCGCCCCTTCCGCGCTGGACCCGGGTGCCGGTGGCGGGCGTGGCCGAGTTCGAGGCGCCGGTCCCCGCCGCCCAGACGACGGCGCTGCGCCGGCTGGCAGACGACCTGGCCCTGCCGCTGGGCTGCGTGCTGCTGACCGCCCACGCGAAGGTGCTGGCCGTGCTGAGCGGCGAACAGGAGGTCACCACGGGCTACGTCGCCGCCGGCGGCCGGCCGCTGCCGTGCAGGCTGACGGCCGGCCCCGGCTCGTGGCGGAGCCTGCTGCTGGACACCCGCCATGCGATCGCGCAGCTCCTGGCCCACCAGGACTTCCCCGTCGACGAGCTCGGGCGCGAACTCGGCCTGACGGAAGCGCCCTTCGAGACGGTGCTCGACCCCAACGGCACGGACGGCATCCCGGCCGCGGACGCGGCGCACACGGGGGACACGGCGCTGTGGACGGGCATCACCCACCACAACGACGGACGGATGTGGCTGCGCCTGCGCTACCGCACCGACATCCTCGACGCGGACTGCGCCGCCCGGATCGCCGGATACCACCTGGCTGCGCTCGCCCTGATCGCCGCCGACCCGGATGCCGACCACGCGGGTCGGAGCCTGATATCGGCCGAGGAGCTCCGTTTCCAGCTCCACGGCCTTGCCGGGCCGCGCCGGTACCTGCCCGAGCGCCGCGTGCACGAGCTGTTCGAGCAGCGCGTACGGCAGCACCCGGACGCCGTCGCCGCCCAGTGCGCCGACCGGACGTGGACCTATCAGGAGCTCAACGAGCGCGCCAACCGGCTGGCCCGCGCCCTTCGGTCGCACGGACTGCACCGTGAAGGGGTCGTCGCGGTGGCCATGGAGCGGAACCTGGACTGGCTGGCAGCCGTCCTGGCCGTCTTCAAGGCGGGCGGCGCATACCTGCCCGTCGAGCCGCACCTGCCGGCCGAACGCATCGACGCCATGCTGGCCCGGGCCGGATGCGAACTCGTGATGACCGGGCCGGCCGCCACCCCCACCCTTCACCAGGCCCTCGCCTCCCGGCCCGCGGTGCGGACCGTGTCCGCGGACACCGCCTACGGCCGGGAGCATTCCGGGACCGATCTCGGGATCGACGTCGCACCCGACCAGCTGGCCTACATCTACTTCACCTCCGGCTCGACGGGTGAGCCCAAGGGCGCCATGTGCGAGCACGAGGGCATGCTCAACCACCTCTACGCCAAGATCGACGACCTGGAGATCGGCGAAGGGCAGGTGGTGGCCCAGATCGCGCCCCAGTGCTTCGACATCTCGCTGTGGCAGCTGCTCGCCCCCCTGCTGGTCGGCGGGCGGACGCTGCTGATCGAGCAGGAGGCGATCCTCGACGCCGCACGGTTCGTCGACACCGTTGCCCGCGGCCGGGTCGCCGTGCTGCAGGTCGTCCCTTCCTACCTCGACGTCGTCGTGTCCCGTCTCGAGCAGCACCCCCGGCCGCTGCCGGACCTGCGGTACGTGTCGGCCACGGGAGAAGCGCTGAAGCGGGAACTCGTCCAGCGCTGGTTCACCGTCCAGCCCCACATCAAGCTCGTCAACGCCTACGGGCTGACCGAGACCAGCGACGACACCAACCACGAGGTCATGGACCACACACCGGACACCGACCGGGTCCCGCTGGGGCGGCCCGTCAACAACGTGCACCTCTACGTCGTCGACGAGCACCTCGACCCGGTGCCGCTCGGAGCGCCCGGCGTGATCGCCTTCTCCGGGGTCTGCGTCGGCCGGGGCTACGTCAACGACCCCGAGCGCACCCGGCCGACGTACCTCGCCGATCCGCACCGTGCGGGCGAGCGCCTGTACCGCAGTGGCGACGTCGGCCGCTGGCGGGTCGACGGCAAGCTGGAATTCCTCGGCCGCCGCGACAACCAGGTCAAGATCCGCGGATTCCGCATCGAGACCGGCGAGATCGAGAACACCCTGCTGCGCGCCCCCGGCGTCCGCGACAGCGCCGTGGTGGTCGCCGAACGGCCCGACCGCAGCAGCCACCTGGTGGCGTTCTACAGTGCTCCGCACCCGCTCGAAGCCGGGGGCCTGCTGGACCGGCTGGGCGCGTCGCTGCCGGGGTACATGGTCCCCTCGGCCATCCACTGGCGGGAAAGCCTCCCGCTGACGGCCAACAGCAAGATCGACCGGAAGGCCCTGACGGAGCTGGCCGCGCACCTGCACACCGTCGAGGACGAGGTACAGGGGCCGAACACGCCCGCCGAACAGCGGCTGGCGGCCGCCTGGGCGAGCGTGCTCGGCATCCCGCAAGGCCGGATCGGCCGGTGCGACAACTTCTTCGACCGGGGCGGCACTTCCCTGTCGGCCGTGCGGCTCGCCATCACCCTGGACCGCGCCGTGTCCCCGGCCGACGTCATCCGCCACCCCGTCCTCACGGATCTGGCCCGGTTCCTGGACACCGCATCCCCAGCGTGTCCCACCGCCCGGCCTGCCTCCCCCTGA
- a CDS encoding Pls/PosA family non-ribosomal peptide synthetase codes for MTSAHTPTAGPPGTSTPPVSGSASEDRSPGTSGGPAAETARLLAEVLAGVVGVDRVPGDSNFFDDLGADSLVMAGFCARVRKRADLPPVSMKDVYRHPTVDSLAAALTRAEPVASGPMASEPVATASSASSEPSGSAARARTGQYLLCGMLQLLAFLGYSYLAALAAVRGVEWIGAGAGVLDGYLRSVLVGSAGFAGLCLVPIVAKWTLIGRFTPREFPVWSLGYVRWWLVKTLIRTSPARLFVGSPVYVAYLRALGAKIGRNVAVFSTHVPVCTDLLTIGDGTVIRKDVLFSCYRAHAGVIQTGPVTLGDEVLVGEQTVLDIHTSMGSRAQLGHASSLHAGQAVPAGERRHGSPAEPTGTDFRTVGPVDCSTARKVRYTAGQLLALALVYLPLATGGVTVLLAALPQLHTPTPQAGTSAFTSGTFYLGALAASFVLFFGAVLAGLVVQGVVPRLLNLAVEPDTVHPLYGFQYGLQRAIALLTNRKLFAMLFGDSSAIVHYLRYLGYDLSRVTQTGSNFGSEMKQDTPFLSSVGSGTMVADGLSVINAEYSSTSFRLSRVSIGAHSFLGNHIAYPARAKTGDNCLLATKVMVPVDGEVRENVGLLGSPSFAIPRTVLRDTRFQELESGSELRRRLAAKNRHNAVTAGLYLTARWIHIFGLSLLGLGAAALYPSLGASAFALAAVLGTLFTVVHFALIERATTGFKDQEPLYCSIYEQPFWRHERYWKAASVPYMQAFDGTPFKNLVWRLLGARIGKRVFDDGCFFPERTLVTIGDDCTLNAGTVVQCHSQEDGAFKSDRTTIGDGCTLGVGAFVHYGVTLADGVELACDSFLMKGEQVPGRARWAGNPARPLPDNAPATFLNQSI; via the coding sequence ATGACATCCGCCCACACCCCGACGGCCGGCCCGCCCGGCACCTCGACGCCTCCGGTTTCCGGCAGCGCGTCCGAAGACCGGTCACCCGGCACGTCCGGCGGCCCGGCGGCCGAGACCGCGCGGCTCCTCGCGGAGGTGCTGGCCGGCGTCGTGGGTGTGGACCGGGTACCGGGCGACAGCAACTTCTTCGATGATCTGGGCGCCGACTCGCTGGTGATGGCAGGGTTCTGCGCCCGCGTGCGGAAGCGGGCGGACCTGCCGCCCGTGTCGATGAAGGACGTCTACCGTCATCCCACGGTCGACAGCCTGGCCGCCGCGCTCACCCGGGCCGAGCCCGTGGCCTCCGGGCCCATGGCCTCCGAGCCCGTGGCCACTGCGTCCTCCGCGTCTTCCGAGCCCTCCGGGTCTGCTGCCCGGGCGCGCACCGGCCAGTACCTGCTGTGCGGCATGCTGCAGCTCCTGGCGTTCCTCGGCTACTCCTACCTCGCCGCCCTGGCCGCGGTCCGCGGCGTGGAGTGGATCGGTGCCGGTGCCGGCGTGCTCGACGGCTACCTGCGGTCCGTACTGGTGGGCAGCGCCGGCTTCGCCGGTCTGTGTCTGGTGCCGATCGTGGCGAAGTGGACCCTCATCGGACGTTTCACGCCCCGCGAGTTCCCCGTCTGGAGCCTCGGCTACGTGCGCTGGTGGCTGGTCAAGACCTTGATCCGGACGAGTCCCGCCCGCCTGTTCGTCGGATCGCCGGTGTACGTGGCGTACCTGAGGGCGCTGGGCGCGAAGATCGGGCGCAACGTGGCGGTCTTCTCCACGCACGTCCCCGTCTGTACCGATCTGCTCACGATCGGTGACGGAACGGTGATCCGCAAGGACGTGCTCTTCTCCTGCTACCGGGCACACGCCGGTGTCATCCAGACCGGCCCCGTCACCCTCGGCGACGAGGTCCTCGTCGGCGAGCAGACCGTCCTCGACATCCACACGTCGATGGGCAGCCGGGCCCAGCTCGGGCACGCCTCCAGCCTGCACGCCGGTCAGGCGGTCCCCGCCGGCGAGCGCCGGCACGGGTCACCGGCCGAGCCCACCGGCACGGACTTCCGTACGGTCGGTCCCGTCGACTGCTCCACCGCCAGGAAGGTCCGCTACACCGCCGGGCAGCTGCTCGCCCTGGCGCTGGTGTACCTGCCGCTGGCCACCGGAGGCGTCACCGTGCTGCTGGCCGCACTGCCGCAGCTGCACACGCCGACGCCGCAGGCCGGGACGTCGGCGTTCACCAGCGGGACGTTCTACCTGGGTGCACTGGCCGCGTCCTTCGTGCTGTTCTTCGGCGCCGTTCTCGCCGGGCTGGTCGTCCAGGGCGTGGTGCCCCGCCTGCTCAACCTGGCGGTCGAGCCGGACACGGTCCATCCGCTCTACGGCTTCCAGTACGGGCTGCAGCGGGCCATCGCGCTCCTGACCAACAGGAAGCTCTTCGCGATGCTGTTCGGGGACAGCTCCGCGATCGTCCACTACCTGCGCTACCTCGGCTACGACTTGTCCCGCGTCACGCAGACCGGTTCGAACTTCGGCAGCGAAATGAAGCAGGACACCCCGTTCCTGAGCTCGGTGGGCAGCGGCACGATGGTCGCCGACGGCCTGTCGGTCATCAACGCCGAGTACTCCAGCACGTCGTTCAGACTGTCCCGGGTCTCGATCGGCGCCCACAGCTTCCTCGGCAACCACATCGCCTATCCCGCGAGGGCCAAGACCGGTGACAACTGTCTGCTGGCGACGAAGGTGATGGTCCCGGTCGACGGAGAAGTACGGGAGAACGTGGGCCTGCTGGGCTCGCCCTCCTTCGCCATTCCGCGCACGGTGCTGCGGGACACCCGGTTCCAGGAGCTGGAGAGCGGCAGCGAGCTGCGCCGGCGCCTGGCCGCCAAGAACCGGCACAACGCCGTCACGGCGGGGCTGTACCTGACGGCGCGGTGGATCCACATCTTCGGCCTGAGTCTCCTCGGCCTCGGCGCCGCAGCCCTGTACCCCTCGCTGGGCGCGTCGGCGTTCGCGCTGGCCGCGGTCCTCGGCACGCTGTTCACCGTCGTCCACTTCGCGCTGATCGAACGGGCCACCACCGGGTTCAAGGACCAGGAACCGCTGTACTGCTCGATCTACGAGCAGCCGTTCTGGCGGCACGAGCGCTACTGGAAGGCGGCCTCCGTCCCCTATATGCAGGCCTTCGACGGGACCCCGTTCAAGAACCTCGTCTGGCGCCTGCTGGGCGCGCGGATCGGCAAGCGGGTCTTCGACGACGGCTGCTTCTTCCCGGAGCGGACCCTCGTCACCATCGGCGACGACTGCACGCTGAACGCCGGCACGGTGGTCCAGTGCCACTCGCAGGAGGACGGCGCCTTCAAGTCCGACCGCACCACGATCGGAGACGGCTGCACCCTCGGTGTCGGCGCGTTCGTCCACTACGGCGTGACGCTGGCGGACGGCGTCGAACTCGCCTGCGACTCCTTCCTCATGAAGGGCGAGCAGGTCCCAGGGCGGGCCCGGTGGGCAGGGAACCCGGCCCGGCCGCTGCCCGACAACGCCCCCGCGACTTTCCTGAACCAGAGCATCTGA